The proteins below are encoded in one region of Sphingobacterium sp. R2:
- a CDS encoding DUF4973 domain-containing protein, translated as MKKSAIQLLFLMVLFACNACNDEWKEEQFEHYVSFKAPLESEGVANIYVRYKDGQKTTFLQPLEVSGSTTNDGDLDVRVGVDADTLGILNYQRFQTRQDFYYKQLDNSYFSIPQTVNIKSGENTALMAIDFSLKGIDMAEKWVLPLTILEDPAAKYKINPRKHYKKALLRVNPFNNYSGTYSGTALKVVMDGHESETPIVKSQIRSYVVDENTIFFYAGNIDEDRKDRKNYKVFATFNETGGVTFRAENPNMKFAVKKDASYTISEQMDAVRPYLLHRYITLNNVDYEFTDYTLVSTTAIKFKVSGSLILERQLNTQIPDEDQSIEW; from the coding sequence ATGAAAAAGTCAGCTATACAGCTTTTGTTCCTGATGGTGTTATTCGCCTGCAACGCCTGCAACGACGAATGGAAAGAGGAGCAATTTGAACATTATGTCTCATTTAAGGCCCCTTTGGAAAGTGAGGGAGTCGCCAATATTTATGTCCGTTATAAAGACGGACAAAAAACTACGTTTTTACAGCCGCTGGAAGTGAGTGGATCGACAACAAACGATGGGGATCTTGACGTACGTGTAGGGGTGGATGCAGATACCCTGGGGATATTGAATTACCAACGTTTTCAGACCAGGCAAGACTTTTACTACAAACAGCTGGATAACAGCTATTTTTCTATTCCTCAGACAGTGAATATAAAATCGGGGGAAAATACAGCATTGATGGCTATTGATTTTTCGTTGAAAGGAATTGATATGGCCGAAAAGTGGGTGCTTCCGCTGACGATTTTGGAGGATCCTGCTGCTAAATACAAAATCAATCCCAGAAAACATTATAAAAAAGCATTACTACGTGTCAATCCATTTAACAATTATTCAGGAACGTACAGTGGGACAGCGTTAAAAGTTGTGATGGATGGGCATGAAAGTGAAACACCGATTGTGAAAAGTCAAATAAGAAGCTACGTGGTTGATGAAAATACCATTTTCTTTTATGCGGGGAATATTGATGAGGATCGTAAAGACAGAAAAAACTATAAAGTCTTTGCAACGTTTAATGAAACAGGCGGAGTGACCTTTAGAGCCGAAAACCCAAATATGAAGTTTGCTGTCAAAAAAGATGCGAGTTATACTATTTCGGAACAAATGGATGCTGTTCGTCCTTATTTATTACATCGTTATATTACTTTAAACAATGTCGACTATGAATTTACCGATTATACCTTAGTTTCTACTACAGCGATCAAATTCAAGGTCTCCGGGTCATTGATCCTTGAGCGGCAGTTAAATACACAGATTCCTGATGAGGATCAATCGATAGAATGGTAA